TCGACGAGTGTAACGTTCCAACACCGCCTAGCCTCCTATTCAATATAAATCAAACACTGCCTGCCTGCCTACGCACAAAAATCGCTCGCTAGATCTCTCTCTTATAACGTAAGGAATGGCTTCTGCTGCTTGTTTATTGTGTTACAAAATTCCTGCAGTGTTGATGCTGGTTCATCTCATAGTTGCCTTTATGACGGCTGCTTCTGCTGGTAACTTCTACGAAAGCATTGACAATACCTGGGGTGATGGCCGCGCTAAAATATTCAGAAACGGGGAGCTCCTTACTCTCTCCCTTGACAAGGCCTCCGGCTCAGGCTTCCAGTCCAAGAATGAATATCTATTTGGAATGATCAATATGCAGATTAAGCTTGTCCCTGGCAACTCCGCTGGCACTGTCACTGCCTACTATGTAGGTTCCTTATCAGACAAATGTACCGTCCGTTCATTTTTCCTATACTTAATGCCTTAGCCCTTTATGTTAATACGTGaaaatcaattaattttatgatGCAGTTACGCTCAGAAGGGTCGTCATGGGATGAGATAGACTACGAATTCTTAGGCAACCAGAGTGGTGATCCTTATATTGTTCACACGAATGTTTACAGTCAAGGCAAAGGTGACAGAGAGCAGCAATTCTACCTCTGGTTTGACCCCACAGCAGATTTCCACACTTACTCCATCCTTTGGAATCCAGGACTCATTGTGTAAGTACTCATCTAGCTGTTGTATCTCCTAAAAGTATCGAATTTCTTGGTTGTCATCTGGTTTCTGTTTTAGCTTCTATGTGGATGGAGTACCCATAAGAGAGTTCAAGAACTTGGAGTCCATCGGGGTACCATACCCAAAGAACAAGCCGATGAGGATACACTCCAGTCTATGGAATGCTGATGACTGGGCAACAAGAGGTGGTTTGATCAAAACAGACTGGACACAAGCTCCATTCACCGCTTCATATAGGAATTTCAATGCCAATGCCTGCGTGTGGTCTTTTACAACATCTTCTTGCATTTCAAATTCCAAATCAAGCAACAGAGCTCCGCACTCTCGGGAATTGGATTCCGCTAGCCAAGAAAAGCTCAAGTGGGTGCAGAGGAATTACATGATTTACGACTATTGCACAGACACAAAGCGATTTCCACAAGGCCTCCCTCCAGAGTGCACACTCGCCAACAAATCCTAGAATGAACATCTGTTCTGGCACGAGTAGCTTTTGTACATCGGTTCTTTTTCCATGTTAATAGGAAATAAGGGATtgtataatatgtaatatatgcCTCGTACTACGtgatgtaatatataatattagacgcTATATTTATCCTGTAAAAATAGTTTGTACA
This genomic window from Carya illinoinensis cultivar Pawnee chromosome 7, C.illinoinensisPawnee_v1, whole genome shotgun sequence contains:
- the LOC122317242 gene encoding xyloglucan endotransglucosylase/hydrolase protein 22-like, which gives rise to MASAACLLCYKIPAVLMLVHLIVAFMTAASAGNFYESIDNTWGDGRAKIFRNGELLTLSLDKASGSGFQSKNEYLFGMINMQIKLVPGNSAGTVTAYYLRSEGSSWDEIDYEFLGNQSGDPYIVHTNVYSQGKGDREQQFYLWFDPTADFHTYSILWNPGLIVFYVDGVPIREFKNLESIGVPYPKNKPMRIHSSLWNADDWATRGGLIKTDWTQAPFTASYRNFNANACVWSFTTSSCISNSKSSNRAPHSRELDSASQEKLKWVQRNYMIYDYCTDTKRFPQGLPPECTLANKS